CCAACCCTCGCGTACGCTTCACAAGCCAAATTCAGCTCAAGAGAATTTATCCAATTTATGCTGCAGCTCCTCCGGGGACCAGGCACGGTTGAAGTGCGGTCGGAGAATACATAGGTTAAAGTTTAATTAGCTGTACATAATCGTTTGCTAATTGTTTTGGAAACTATTTTTGGTAAACATCTTCGTAGGTCGGCTGATGATcataagctttttttttttaaatttattagaAGAGCAAGTATCTGGGAGGTCTGTATACTATGCTATTTATCAAGGGTCAACTGTTCTGGGGTCAGCGCATAATTGGCATATCTAGTAGAGCATGCTTCTGAAGGGAATGAAATTTGTTCTGAAATACTAGGCTGCTGAGGATGGAAATGAAGTTAGTGAACAAATGAATTTTGCATGTCTTTCCTATAGCATCCTGTTACTTCCTATCGCTTGATCCTGTTTTAGTTAATATAGCATGTCAAGAGATAGGTTTTTCATTGTGTACTAGTTTCTGTTCATGTTTCATGTGTGTGCGTTCTACCTTTCATTTGTCCTGTTTTCAATTGACATTGCAAATACATCTTTGTCTCCGTTCATGGCTGTCTGAACTCTTATATAATCCAGAAAGTCACAGTGAAGAAACCTATGTCCATTTATAATCTGTCTACCAATGGATGGCCAAGCCCCAAAGGTTAAACATTAACAAGACCAATGAAATGTTCCTTCCTGGAAGGATGTCCTGTATTTTTAACAGGGAACAAACTCCAGTCTTTGGTGCTGAATCATGTATAAGAGGAATAACACTTCTTTTAGTGATAACACAAACTTCTTACTTATTTGCCATGAAAAATTAACTTCTCCTGTATCGTACTTCCCTCAAAAGATTTGCTGAGTTTCTGGATTGTCGACAACATCAGCAATAGTTTGCTTGTTGAAGAACAGACCTTCCAGGTTGTATGGCCCCACAGAAGGGGACAGCCCATCCCACAGAGCTTTTGCAAATTGTTCATGGATCCTTTCTGTTGGATGAAAAGAATCGAACCAAACATAGTCACTGGGGTTGTCACACAACTCATAGTTTGGATCCTTCTTTGTGCCTCCACAAGTGAAAATCCCTCTATAAGGTCCTGCACCACAACAAGCACTCTCTCCTTCCTTGAATCCTGCAAGAATTAATAGTAAATTGAAAACAACATGACTATACCGAGCAGGGACGTTGAAAAGTTTCAAGTCGCAATTCTTGACTGTGTGAATCAGGTTGGTAGCTTGGCTCAGTTAAAGAACCCTTGGCTCAGTTAAAAGGATTTTACTCATACCTGGTAGATGATAATTTAATTAGCAGAATGGATGCTTAACTTACCATACTTTGTGGGATCATTAATCCTATCAAGAAGCCAATCATAGAAATTGGAGTTGCAGTATTTGAAACCCTTGGGCAGGAGGAGTTCAAGATTAGGGAGGACAGCCTGTAGAGCATTGCTATGTGCTAATGCTAGAGCACTAGCTTGTTCAAAACAACCAGCATCGTGGCCTTTAGGATTGAGAACTCGGAGGGCTGGCAAGCAACCCAAAGGGCATAAGCtcagaaatccaaattttctggCTCCGCGATCATACAGCTCCTAAATTGAATAAAGCACGTGTTTAGTATATCATCAGGATAAGCATAACAGAagagaaaggaaggaagaaagcttaCTTGAATTCCCTGCGTCAGATTACCAATAACCATCCTGACATAATCCTCAGGAGGATGCAGTTGTTGCATTTCTGGATTACCTAGATAACCTCCCATGTAATCATTACTGCCCATACTAATGAAATAAACGGCGTTTGATATAATTTCTTCTGCTTCTGCGGTTCCTAACTTCTCAGCTAGGGACCGTTGTACCTTATGAAAGTACTCTAACTGTGTCTTCAAATCAATGACCTAAGATCAAGAAGTTCAAAAATATTCGACTCTTCAGGAAGACTGACAAACCATGAAGATGATTTCAAGCAAGTTATAAAACAATGTTCATCAGTCATATAGCTATGGGCAGGGATTACAGATAAAGAAATTACTCACCACACCCGGATTTGTTGTAGAAAGAATTCCAGCCCCACCAGAGGCAAAATTAACACCATGACTGTAATCAGCAGATGGTTGCAGATACGGAGGAATTATAGGCAATTTTGCATACTCAGCTGTTTCAATCATTTgcataaatatattagtataactTAAGATGTGATCATAATTCATAAATTTGCTCTCTGCAATCCTTTCTTGCAATTAACAGGGTAATGATTGACTTACCAATATAATCCACGATAATACGGCCATCTGAGAATCGGCCTGTTGGCTCCTTGAAGAAACCGTTCTGACCGTAAGGCTTGTAATTGGCTTGGTTTTCAGGCGTGGTCTTAATGTAATTGTTGTTGCCTGGATCCACAGTAGAATCACCAAATATGAAGAATGCACTGCTTCTCTCAGCTGAGCCCCCACTGGCCTTGAAACAAAGCAGAAGTACAAGACTTGCATGGATCAATGATGAAGTTCCAAAGCGAGAATTTAGCCTCATCTTGTTCAGAAACTGAGGAGAGCAATCAGGAGCGTCTGGATCCCTGAAACTACTACTCAAGTCACTCCGTTTTGGGTTTTGACTTTATAGATCAAGGGCGATCCCACCAATGCAGTGctaatttgttttttctttacAGTTGTACTACAATCTTCTAGGTAGCCTCTTGAGGTTAGTTTTCTTCGCAGCAGCTGGAGTTGTCATCTTTTTCATGGTGGTAGTAGTTGTGATCAGAGGAGAACAACTAGAACACATCACTATCAGATTTCTTTGGTTTCATCTAATTGGTTTCAATGGGTCATGTCTTGTCTActtattattatttctcaagcACATTTCACACACTAGTGTTTGACTCTCTGAAGCACTGTATAGGATAGATGCTAAGCGACCAGGGCGTAAAAGTAACTTTCAAAGTGATGccttcttgatttttctttgatAAAATGTGTTCGAAAACTTCTTCTCCGCCAAATCATGAAAAATCTGTTGTAAGACGTACCATAATAGTACTTAGGAACATCAAACGTTGGTAAAAAAGCCAAGGATTCCGGACACAAGCTTAAATCCGTCGTTACCAGTCCCATTATTGTATCAGTCCTTTTGCAACCACTTTTCcggtttctttcatttttttccgtCAGTTGACCAAGTAAACCAcgagagaaaaataaaatgaaaaagacaaaacGGCTTAAACCTGGGACGATCGAACCGGAAGGAGGTGGACAAAAGCATTAGGCCAACGGGTCGACAAGTAGTTGGATACGAACACTAGACTAGGGCCTAGGCAGAGCCCACCACCGGTCCACAGCTCAGGGTAATGAATTTTCATTAAGTGTCAAGGGTATTTATGTACTTTCACTATAAATCCAATCTCATCTTCTTCGCAACACTCGTCTTCATTCTCAAGCGTACTTCTTAGTGGAAAATCCCTAACCGGTAAAATTCGTTAGATTCAAACCCTGACGTACTCTTCAGAAGCCAAATTCAGCTAGCAAAAACCCTGATTAACTAAATACGTCGTTTACTATCATCTTCTTTTCGGCCATAAATTTGTCAAATGTCGTCCAAGCGTAACAATTACAAAGAGAAATTAGCTCGTCGCAAGTACGTCTCGTTTTCCTTCTAATCCTGcttccatttcctttttttcagcAATTTAATTATGTTTTCTTTGCAATTTTTGTTCTAAATACTAAAAGTTTGATGCTTTTTTGTTGAATTTCCATGAATACAGTAGAATAAGTGAGGGTTTCCTTTCCTAATATGTTTGCTTTGTTCGGGTATATTTATTTACATGCATATACTGTatgctttttgaatttttggtgtttatatgtttgtttcctTGATGGAGATTAGAGAATGATGACTTGGACATGTTGTTTGTGCGCTTGCCTTTATGTTTGTTTGTAGAGAGGAGAAGGCGGAGGAGCCAGAACAACCAAAGTATAGAGACAGAGCGAAAGAGCGGAGAGAGGATCAAAACCCTGATTATGAACCAACAACAGAATTGGGACATTTTCATGCTGTAGCTCCTCCAGGCACGGTTGAATTGCGGTATGAGAAAACTTAGGTTAAGTTCATTTGGctttaatccttttttttttttttttttgagcggGGTGTTTTCCATTTAATTAGTAGTTGTTTTGGAAGTCATTTGCGGGCAATGTCTTTGTAGGTCGGCTGATGCGCATAAGCTATCTATTGAGAAGAGCAAGTATCTTGGAGGTCAGTTTACTGATGCTGTTTATTAAGGGTTATTTATTGACATGTCGTGCAAATCTGTGGTCGTGAAGGGAATCAGAGGTTCTGAAGTACTAGTCAGCTTGCGAGGATGGAGCTGAACGAATAGATTTTGCATGTCTTTCTTATTTTGTCCTGTTACTATCACCTTATCCTATCCTGTTTTAATAACTATACCATGTTAAGAGCGAGGATATTCAATGTGTATTAGTTCCTGTGCATgttttgtatgtatttttttttctactttttgctTTGGCCTCTTTAACCCGCATAGGAAACATGTctttgtcaaatttatagcaTTCTAAACTCTACCTAATCCTCAAAGTCACAAAGAAGGCAATGTTCATTTCGTTCTCACAATCTTATTGCAACCTACTTATACCATGTGAATTTCTTTAGGATGTGTTATTGCCATTTTTTTGAACCATTGGAAAATAATTCAATGGAATTTGATTTGTGAAGTGAGACTCAGCTATTTATTAACTTGATTATTAAGAGTTCCCATGTCCTATTAATTATTCATAAGAGGCCTGCTGTAACATTTGATGAATTAATCTGCTAAACTACCTGCTTTTGCGGTGTAGCATTTTTTACATGCATCCCCCTAGTTTAGCTAGGAACTTTGAGTTCCTGGTCCCCCCATCTAGCTGTCTTTGGATTTTCAATCAGCTTAAGTGGAGTAAAACCGGCCGATATAAAGCTCATTAAACTATTTGTCTTTTTAGAGGGTATGCATATTAGACATGGATTGAGTGCATTAGATTAAAAGGAATATGTACTAGATGATTGAATGAGTGCATAGAATGAACAATGCATGTAATCTTTACTGCATGCAGCAAAGGGAATGCTATTATACTATCCTCAAGCTGCTTCTTTCATAATTCTGAAGAGTTAGCTTTGGGTTTATTGGCATGTATTACTTGCTTCAACATTTGACCAGATATTTTCTGTGATTGTTGGATCTCTGATTTTCTCTACCTTACCCCACATTTTGGGATTCTTGTGAATTTTAGGTGATGTTGAACACACACATCTTGTTAAAGGGTTGGATTATGCTTTGCTTCACAAAGTGCGAAGTGAAATAGACAAGAAACCAGATGTTGATGACGATGCTAATGAAAAAGCTAGGTAAGTAACTTGATTAACATCTGACAGCACCACTTTTGGAGTTCTGATCTTGGTAGATTTGCCATGTTCTTGCTCTGTTGTATGAGGGACCTTCTTCCTGAATTATTTTTGACTATATTgcctcaaaactatttttccattttgactTTGGCCTATTTAATTTGTGACTATGTTTTGTTGTGGCATTGAtgaattccttccatcaatAGAGCATCCAAAGAAGATCAAACACTGTCATTTCGCACTGCAACTGCAAAGGTCCGTTGATTTATTGGcaaccttctttttttttgggcaaaaaaTCTCAGCAGCCATTAAATTATTGTCTGTGTCGACTTTTGACCATCAAACAATTTTTTGTCACAAATTAGCTGCTAAACTAACTAATCAGCGCACTCATGGCCATTTTGTCGGTTTTTGCTTTTAATTTACAAAATAATCAGAACCgcgttttgacaaaaaaataccTATGGTGGACAAATATACCCTTGCATTTTGTTGTGTGTTctaattattttgtaaattatAAGCAATAATCGATGAAATGACCAGAAGTGTAATGATTAGTTAGTTTAGTGGCGAACTTGTGATGAAAAATTGTTTGATGGTCAAAGTTGACAAGAACAATAGTTTAATGGCCGCTGAggttttttgccttttttttttttttggttcatagCTACAGGTGGTAGCAGCCTTTGCTCCTTTTTGTGGATAAACAACTTATACTTTGCAGTCTGTTTACCAATGGATGATCAAGCCCCAAACTACCATCAAGACCAATGAAATGTTCCTTCCTGGAAGGATGTCCTTTATTTTTAACATGGTATAATCTCTTACTCCTCTGCGGCGTATTTGTATGAAGAAGGATTAATCTTCTGTTCGTGATAGTAGAAGTTCTGACCCATTTGCCAAGAATAATATGTCTTTTCtcgaatcattttttttttcttcaccaATAGATTTTTTATAAGAAGCGATCAATGAATTATCATTTTGTTCTTCTGATAATTCTTTGTTCTGAATTTTCATGTCAGGAAAATGGGTATTCTAATGATATTCCGACAACTCTTCACAGGAGTAAAGCTGACTGTCCAGTCCCAGAGGTACTTCCTTTACTGTCTTAATAGTTTTTTTATTTCAGTAAGTTGGCATTGAGGTTATTGACATCACCATCCTATTGCATTTTCGTGATCTTCTTCCTCCTTAGGATGACATTAGTACTTTTTGGTTTCCAGGAAATGGTTACTGTCGGTGTGGATGGTTCTGTTTTAGATCGGATTGCCAAGATTATGTCGTACCTTCGCCTTGGATCATCTGGAAAAGtgctcaagaagaagaagaaagaaaaggatgCAAAAGGTGCTTGCATCTGTTTATTTTTTCCTGAACTTGAAGTTGAATCTTTTAATTGGCAAGAAAAAGGCTTTCGTagaatttttttgtttaatttggcTTAAGTTCTTCATAACAAAATATTCCTAAGAACCTGAGGAGCAGAGAGGAGGTGCCATTCTCTGTCTTTGGTATTACCTGACACCTGTTAGGAGTTGAACATTATGATTACTGTTTTAGTGGTTGGAAAGCAAGTGCTTGGATATAGAGGCGGGCACATGTGTGGCTGAGCAGTTGTGACAGTGGCACTTATGAATTATCACCACATGATAAGGATCTGTCTTGTCATCTTCTCAGGGATAACTACCTTGTTCTCCAGTGGAGTTATAAAATAGAATCTGTGCTTTGGTCCTGCTAAATCAAACTTCTAGACCTTCTTGGTAGACATGTTAATGTGTACTGTGGTATTCTAGTGCCTATTTTGCAGGATTAACTCTTCTACAATAGTGAGCCCGGTATATTACTTCCTCAGTTGTTTACGATTTTTGAGAAGAACATGGCATCGCTCTGTTTGGGTAATTGAATTTGGTATCCCAAACCTAGTAAGTGTGGTGTAACTCCTTGCCAAATGGGGATGGATATATACAATTATTACAAGCAGCCTATAGCAGATGTGTCATATTCTGCTGCACAGACAAGCTGCAAGTTGAGAAATACAACATTAAGCAACTGTGACTTGTAATAGTTACTTTATCATATTAAGTTTGGGCGTACATTGATGCTTGTTTTTCCCTACTTGTGGGTTGTAAGTTTATTGCGTTATATTTACCTGTTGAGTACTTTTGTCGTACAGGGAAGCTTTCAGGTATTTCAAATGGATATGATGGAGATCAGAAGATGTTGAGGTCTGATGCATTGAAGAGTCAAAATGACAAAGAAACACCACTGCCACCACCTCCACCGCTTCCGAAAAGGATTCCTGATTCAAGGGCGAATCAGGGCCCAACTGTTGTTAGATCTGAAGAGGATGATATATTTATTGGTGATGGTATTGATTATTCAATTCCCAGTAAGGATATGAGCCAAAGCCCTGTCTCAGAGGATATGGAAGAATCTCCTCGGAACAAAGAAAGGGCATCTTATTTCGACGAACCTGTTTATGGCCCTGTACCACCCTCTGATCCCTCTCATGGTTGGCAACAAGTGGtgagtttgtttgtttgtttcttgGATTTTTGCTGTTGATAAATGGCAAGGCTAgatatattcattttttttcaccaGAATTGGCATTTGTTGGCTTTTAgaatctttctttgttttctattcCCCTGCATCTTTCTCTCTCTGGTGAGGGGGTGGACCTCGACTGATGCAAATTCGTTATACATCTACCTAGAGAGTGTTTGACCTTGTGTTCTGATTTTTTTAGAGTGGATATGATGCTTTGCAAGCACAAGCATTGGTTGGTGGCTATCAGACAGAGTGGCAAGAGTATCAATATGCAGAACAACTCGCTTATCCTGACCAATATCTCCAGCAAAACCTTCAGGCTTACGATGTGCAAGCAGGTCTAAATGTGCTTCAGGACCCTAGATTCATGactcaagaagaaaaagataggGGCTTGGGTTCGGTGTTCAAGAGGGATGATCAGAGGCTTCTGCAGCTAAGGGAGAAAGATGCACGGGAGAAGGACCCCAATTTTATATCCGAGAGTTATTCCGAGTGCTATCCTGGATACCAAGAATATAATCGTGAGATAGTcgatagtgatgatgatgacgatCTATCAAAAATGGATATGGGTGGAAGGGTAAGTGTATCAAATACTAGGTTTGACTGGTTGATGCCTGTAGTGTTATCCTGCTGTAATCCATATTTATGGTGCTCTGTCTTTTTAGTCATGTCTTATGATGTACTCGTTAGATTTTTAATTGACGTAGCTTTATGTGTTAATGTTCTGGTGACAATTAGATAGTTGACGCTGTTGATACTGATTTTTTGACAGGCAAAGGGGCGGCTTCATCGTTGGGACTTTGAAACTGAAGAAGAGTGGGCTACATACAATGAGCAAAAGGAAGCAATGCCAAAAGCTGCTTTCCAGTTTGGTGTGAAGATGCAAGACGGTAGGAAGACACGAAAGCAGAACAAAGATCAGAAACTTACAAACGACCTCCATAAGATAAACCAAATACTGACCAAAAAGAAGATGGAGAAGGAGGCAAACAACGATGGAGCAAGCTATGATGATGAACCGCGCTCTGGAAAGAAGCTCCGAATATGAAGCACAGAAATATCTTTTATTTCTTACTCAATGGCGTAGAATGTTATACTCTGTATTATCAAGTTGGATCTGCCTGATTCAATCGTCTATGAATAGTTATCCATCAATGCATCCTGGAAATAATCCGTCCTCTTTCTTCTTCCCATCTGTTCCATCAGCGCAGCATTCGACATTCTCCGCTATTTGTACTAGTTCAAGGTCACTGCCTGATTAGAAGTGCTCTGTATAACTACGCATGTTTCAAACCGAAAGGTCGAATTTAAAAGCAGGGTCGCTTATGAGGAGGTTTTAGTTTCGAGTTTTTGGAAATGTGATGGTTGTATTTATTGCTCGTTCTCAGTTTCATCCTTTCCCTTCCTACTTGATTACTTTCTGTAGATTTTACTCCATTATTCTCGATGTGAACGTTACTGATGGAATGCAGTTGGTGCATGCGAGGAATTGAGGATTGTGTTAAAATATTCGGAAAGTTCATGTTTCAGTAGGTAACTGGGTAAACCACTGAGCTTAGCTCAATGGCTACCaggagggacttaagtccctTCTTAGGCTGTAAGCGAGAGTTCAAATTTTACctgcagcaaaaaaaaatttaaagagtAGTGCCATAGCACTCTCTTGGTCTAGTAGTGCTATAGCACTCTCTTGGTCTAGTTGGATTTGTATATTTACTAATCTCTAGCAGCAGTTTGCGCCCCTAGAGTGAAATAACATATAAAAACTTGATACCATTTTgaagatgaaaattttgatCTTCCACAAAGATTGTATTAAACTAGTGTTAAGGACACATCAATGTGCgtgcaatttaaaaaaattaaaatgaatttattttatACAAAATTTGTCTTTTACATAAATCAAATcggtataaatttttattaaagaattttGGTTAATAAAGTTATAATAATTTGAGACTTAGATTAGTGTAGTTATGAATAGTTATAATGGCAAAATGTGATTAAGGGATAAGGGAAAAAGTTAATCTTTTATAAAGGTAAagctaaaaattgaaaaaatgattaaaattgtTTATATCAGATGGTATCTCTCACACTTCATATACTGTATAAATAGTATGTATTATTATTGCCAAGTGTCAACGTCAAAGGGCATGAAATACGTTTAAGAACAGGGAATGGAATATAAAAGTCCATAGATAGTTTCCTAGCACAATCCACATATCGATCCCTTGTAAACCCATGATCTTTTCAtcgcaaagaaaaaaaattgtttccAAAAATATTTCTGGTCTAATTTGTCCGAGTGAAAATCTTTAAATCAAACTTAAGgtctaaaaaatcaaaaaaaaaaaacttaaggtCTAAGACACAATTTTGAGAACTTTGGAGGGCATCATAGCAGCTCACATTTTATCGATAAGCCCCCAAAAGCAGGAAGGGGTTTATCTTTTAAAAAtccgaaaaggaaaaaacaaaactaCCCAGACCCGAATTCTTCTGCTCATCCAAAACCACTGCAGTACGCAACTCGGATAAGAGTTTGTCAATTTTTTCACCATCTCTGCTTCAAATATAGCAGAAATCAAAAGCTCTTACGCCATCACTATTACAGAGAAAAAGGTAAAAATTCTTCCATATGATTTTCGATTTCTATGTTTTTTTTCCTCGTATGTCTTTGTGACCTGCACTCTTCTCTGTTGCATATATATTAATAACCCTAGGATCTTAACTGAATTTCGGTTAATAAGATTTGgcacaaaaccctaatttgattgGGCAAAGTAATTGGTCCTCCGTTGATTCTGAATTTTGTCAACCACAGTTGTCGAAATTCCTACAGCTGAAAGCTCGAACAAATTGACCCAACCATTTGAGTCATTGACTTCAAAAATTAGGTCTCGCGGCAGCTAGAAGAGTCTGCCCCACTACCGCCCCTGTTCGTTTAATATTGGGTGTGTTCATGTAAGTGTTTCTTGTAATTTGATGTAATGCGGATTAGGAATCTGCATCCTTCATTCTAGTTGATGGGTAATCTTTGAGAGAAGGGCGTGCATCCTTCAAAGCAACCGAAGGACGGTGCTTAActctttattttatatatatatatatatatttacgtGCTTAACTTTGATCTTCCGTAGCCATCTCCTCCCTTGAGTTGCCTTTCGTTCTTTCgttctttctttcctcccttTCCGCTTCTCTCCAAATTTTACCACCACCACCAGTGCATATGATATGAAAGCCTTCTCGTCTTCCTCgcccttttatttttccttctcGTTCTCTTGAATCTCTGCCACCCACTTGCTGTTTACTTAAGAGTCTTCAAAGAGAGAATTTTGGGTTAAAGGTTGATTTGTTATTTCTGTCTTTCTGTGCAATTTCTCATAAATTGGATATGGgtaagttatttatttatttattatttgtttaTACCCTAAAAGCCTCCGAAAATCATCGTTACCTCCGTTCATGGATATCTGGTGAGTCAATGAGGGTTGAATTGGTGGACTCGGATGCTCTTTTGAGTTCTGAAGCCAACTCACCCCAAAGAGTCTGAACGAGTTTCCACTGGGCCTACTGTCTTTGGGGTAGGGCAGACCAGTTGCGCAATGGAGGTGGAAGTTCTGGTGACGACTTGGCTGGACCGAGCCTTTGAACGGTTTGGACACTTTATGAGTTCGGCCTGGAAAATGTTTTTGTGGGGGAGGGcaaattaaatgagaaaagagacGACCATATGGTTGTAACCAATTTATGGCTGTTGATACTCACAGATTTATCTTAAAGCTTCTGGCTTTATTGTGGACTATTGTTTGACCTTTTTAAGTTCTTGTTTACTACTTGATTTCCTATTGAAACTTTCTAGTAACTTTACTTCCTCTTCTAATTGGCAGTGTTCTTTCTTATTTCAACAATTTCCACTGCAAGCAGGTGTATCAGGAACAATGCCATATTCCTCGATTTCAAATTTAGACAACAAGAAAAGCAAGTTCAAATATATTGATGACTTCAATGATACTGCTTGGCCTGTGCCTGGAAGCCAGAGCGCTAGCCCTTCCAGCCCAAGTTCCTTGAAGCAAGGTAATCTATACAACTTTCCATTTGAGGCTGAAGACCTTTTGGATGGAGGTTATGAATCCAGTGATGATCGCTATAAGACTGTACAGCGTAATGGTCCTCCTGAGGTGAACTTGAAAAATGTTTTGagtggtatttttgccattttgactggtcGGAATAAAAGTCTGAATGCTGCCGGAAGTCTGCAATTCTCTAATTCGAATGTTTCATTTCTTGGGTCTGCGAAGAATGGGGATGCGGTATTGCACTCATCAGTTTACATACCGAGTGCACCACCACTTCTTGAGGCAACTGCATTTAACTATAGTGCTTACAAAGATGTGTTGGAAGCTGAACCTCCGGAGTGGCTTCCAGACAGTTCCAGTACTGTGTGCATGCAGTGTAATGCTCCATTTACTGCTCTTACACGTGGAAGACATCATTGTCGATTTTGTGGAGGGATCTTCTGCAGAGCATGCTCAAAAGGAAGGTGCTTATTACCTGTTAAGTTTCGGGAGAGGGACCCGCAAAGGGTGTGTGACACCTGCTATGACAGGCTTGATCCTTTGCAAGGAGTACTCATCAACACCATCAGCAATGCAGTTCAGGTTGCAAAGCATGATGTGATGGATTGGACTTCAATGAGAGGGTGGCTAAATCTTCCTGTTGGCTTCTCCATGGAGCAAGAGATATATAAGTCTGCCAATACATTAAGGAATTACTGCCAGGTGGTGTTTCAATATTTTTACTTGACTATGTTGTTGTATTCTGTAAGTTTAGTAACCTTTTTTTTGAATGTGCTCTCATTCTGTTGAGAGGAGCAAAGGTCATGTGTTTTAAAGTTATTGTTGTTTGTCGTCCTTGTAGCAAATTTTCTACTCCTGGGCTTGAAAAGAAACTTATCTTTCTTGTCTTGTCAAGAGGACATGCATGAGTATGTTTTACCCTTGAATGACATCATTTATTTTACAAATACATAGAATATAATTGAGAGTTCTCTTAATGGACAGGTTGCTCGCTTGAATCCTGAGAAGTCCATTCCTGCAGCAATTCTGGAAGGGGCCAAAGGTTTGGCAATCTTGACGGTGGCTAAAGGTGGGGTGGTACTTGCTTATAAACTTGGAACTGGCTTGGTCATTGCTCGAAGAGCCGATGGATCATGGTCAGCTCCATCAGCTCTGCTTTCTGTTGGCCTGGGATGGGGTGCGCAGGTATAGCATCAACAAAGattttttcttccttcattttatccccccccccccccccccggggctGGGGCTGGAGGAGTGGAGGAGGTCTCTTCTTGAAAATCATGTTATTTGAGATTCAGAATTTGTTCTGTTTATTATGCTTTTTATGTTGTGTTATTGACAGTTGTAAATCATACATGTGATATCCTCAATGGGCAGATCAAAAGatcataattttgcattttctgatACAAGGATTCCCTcagttcttttcttttgaatatCTTGATTTATCCAAATGAGTCGAGAGTTTACTTTGATTGGTCAAGCTACTTCATTTTGCCATTTTCTCCAGATTTATTGAAAGCTTCTCTTGTTACATGATTTTTGCTCGCTGCTGTTTACTTTAGCAATTGTTGTAGCGTGTAACTGGTAATGATTTTCTTGTGTCTG
The Coffea arabica cultivar ET-39 chromosome 6c, Coffea Arabica ET-39 HiFi, whole genome shotgun sequence genome window above contains:
- the LOC113692919 gene encoding uncharacterized protein; translated protein: MPYSSISNLDNKKSKFKYIDDFNDTAWPVPGSQSASPSSPSSLKQGNLYNFPFEAEDLLDGGYESSDDRYKTVQRNGPPENGDAVLHSSVYIPSAPPLLEATAFNYSAYKDVLEAEPPEWLPDSSSTVCMQCNAPFTALTRGRHHCRFCGGIFCRACSKGRCLLPVKFRERDPQRVCDTCYDRLDPLQGVLINTISNAVQVAKHDVMDWTSMRGWLNLPVGFSMEQEIYKSANTLRNYCQVARLNPEKSIPAAILEGAKGLAILTVAKGGVVLAYKLGTGLVIARRADGSWSAPSALLSVGLGWGAQVGGELMDFIIVLHDSKAVKTFCSRMHFSLGAGCSAAAGPVGRVFEADMRAGERGSGMCYTYSCSKGAFVGVSLEGNIVSTRMDTNLCFYGDPYLTAADILLGIVDRPKAAEPLYAALQDLYASFRC
- the LOC113692917 gene encoding GDSL esterase/lipase 5-like; the protein is MRLNSRFGTSSLIHASLVLLLCFKASGGSAERSSAFFIFGDSTVDPGNNNYIKTTPENQANYKPYGQNGFFKEPTGRFSDGRIIVDYIAEYAKLPIIPPYLQPSADYSHGVNFASGGAGILSTTNPGVVIDLKTQLEYFHKVQRSLAEKLGTAEAEEIISNAVYFISMGSNDYMGGYLGNPEMQQLHPPEDYVRMVIGNLTQGIQELYDRGARKFGFLSLCPLGCLPALRVLNPKGHDAGCFEQASALALAHSNALQAVLPNLELLLPKGFKYCNSNFYDWLLDRINDPTKYGFKEGESACCGAGPYRGIFTCGGTKKDPNYELCDNPSDYVWFDSFHPTERIHEQFAKALWDGLSPSVGPYNLEGLFFNKQTIADVVDNPETQQIF
- the LOC113694045 gene encoding suppressor of mec-8 and unc-52 protein homolog 2-like, whose product is MSSKRNNYKEKLARRKEEKAEEPEQPKYRDRAKERREDQNPDYEPTTELGHFHAVAPPGTVELRSADAHKLSIEKSKYLGGDVEHTHLVKGLDYALLHKVRSEIDKKPDVDDDANEKARASKEDQTLSFRTATAKSVYQWMIKPQTTIKTNEMFLPGRMSFIFNMENGYSNDIPTTLHRSKADCPVPEEMVTVGVDGSVLDRIAKIMSYLRLGSSGKVLKKKKKEKDAKGKLSGISNGYDGDQKMLRSDALKSQNDKETPLPPPPPLPKRIPDSRANQGPTVVRSEEDDIFIGDGIDYSIPSKDMSQSPVSEDMEESPRNKERASYFDEPVYGPVPPSDPSHGWQQVSGYDALQAQALVGGYQTEWQEYQYAEQLAYPDQYLQQNLQAYDVQAGLNVLQDPRFMTQEEKDRGLGSVFKRDDQRLLQLREKDAREKDPNFISESYSECYPGYQEYNREIVDSDDDDDLSKMDMGGRAKGRLHRWDFETEEEWATYNEQKEAMPKAAFQFGVKMQDGRKTRKQNKDQKLTNDLHKINQILTKKKMEKEANNDGASYDDEPRSGKKLRI